GCCTGCCAAGGCCATGCCCAGTCTAgctgaaaaggcagctgagctTGCCTTCCCtgtggctggagccagggaaatAGGGCATTGGCCATTTCAGAAACACCCTCACGATTCACGCGCGGGCTGAGCAGCGCTTCTGGGGAAGTGGCAGTCACCaaaaagcagccccacagcacacgCGGGGAAGGctgcccctgagcagggacgatacccacccagcttgacagatcCGTCCATGCCCACGAGAACGTTGCCGCTTTTGATGTCCCTGTGGATGACTTGGCGGgaatgaaggaaatgcagtccttgcaggcactgagagagaaaggagggaaggaaagttaacattcagcatctgatttaatcccagaagaaagaaaagggctcCAAGAGGTTGACAGCTTTCTCAGGGAATTGTGAAGGAGGGAGCACTAGCACGGCGCTGTCAAGAGCAAGAGCTTGCTGCTTCAACACTCTTAGAAGTGCTTTGGATATTTCAAAGCGAAGGCATCTGAGCTTGCACGAGTCCATTCTGCCATTGGTACCAAGCACGTGACCTTTGGCTGGCAAGCAGCATGGCAACGATTTCATTGgaagccctgtggcagcagaggaggaagcagcacattAGACCTGTTTCAGAATCCCTCGCCATCTGGGCTGCAATGCCGTGCTTTGAAGCTGAGGACATCTCCTTCGCCCTCGGCTTGAAATTCTGCCACCCGCATGCGGGCTTAGAATGTCAAGGAATgtcggacagacggacaggctccagacaaacattcagaggcaaagctgagagGAGCAAGCCAGGAAATGAAACAAGTGAGTGTGCACGAGCGCCAGAGGACGGACAGCATGGAAGAGTGCAAGAACAGAGCCTAAGGCGTGCGGGGACTCCAGCAGGCAGTTCCCTTCAGATTAatgctctttcttctgctctgtgtcgTGAGAGCAGCGCCAAAAGAAAGCCGGGGCcaagaaatctctgctctccttAACCACCAGCTGACAAGAACCAtcctgggcaggccaggggaagcACAAGCGGGACGCCTCACCTCCCGACAGACGGCGCCTATCTGTCCTTCCTCCAGGTACACTGCCCGGAGCACATCGAACAACGTGCCGCCGTCCATGAactccatcaccagccagagctCCGCATCCACCAggtagctgaaagaaggaaaccacGGCATGGAGAGAGAGGAATGGGCACGGCTCAGGCACCCGAGGGCCTGACCCAGGCTTTTGCAACTGCTCTCCAAGCTACACATGCCAGAAGAGATTACTGAAAGCCAGCTGCAAACTCCTCCCGTGCACATGCAGATGTCTAAAGCTACATAGACGTGAGAATACCCCAACCTGTCTAAGTAGCTGACAATATTGggattcctgctgtccctcatcACCAAGATTTCATTGACAGCCAGCTCCTCAGACATCTTCTCCTGAAGAGACATTATCTTGATGGCCACCTACAAAGACATTGGCCACCATTAACTTGAGAAGTCGCTCCCTGCACGAGACCTCAAGGAACACGGAGCGAGCGCTCGTGCCATGACACagtgagctgtgccaaactgccctgtTGCCAGACAGCAGAGCTTAGGGAGAAACTGCCGCGGGTATGGACACTTTACCTGTTGTCCTGTGCTGGTGTCGAGGGCTTTATAAACAGCTCCAAAGCCCCTAGAAagaaaagggcagcagaaaaagccctTTATAGCCCTGGCAGTGAAAGCAAGCCTAGGCAGGAGATCTCCCTAGGCTGCCTGGACTCCTTAGAAAACGCCTGGCTGCGGCGTCTCTTCAGCcggcagcacggcagcccaccagccctctgccatgccggACAGGGAACACGGAgctccctcatggagaccaagGACCCGTGCAAATCTCCAAGGCACACGCCCACTTGGTTCCATTCCAGTGGAAGGGGGGCTCGATCTCTGTGTGGCTTTGCGCACAGGTGTGCAAGTGGGCTTACATCTGGAGAAGACtaacttggaaaacactgccttCAAGAACTGTCCTCAGACAGCTCTTGAGTGGCAAGGTGCCCTTGGAGGCCATACAGACACAGGGccaggagatcttccaggtcctgctcctcactgctgcaAGCAAGGCGTCGCTTGCATCAAGTTGTCTTTGCTGATGCTTCCTGACTGCTCTGACTGAGCCGTCCTGAGAGGTGACAGGAGGCAAAGCCCGAGGCTGACCGCGTTTGGAACTGGCCTGACTTCACGCTGGATATTGCACAAGCTGAAGACCCGGCCCACGGTTTGTTCTATGGAGCAGACGTCACACTTACCCTCGTCCAAGTTCTTCAAATGCCCTGTATTTCTTCATTGGCTCGCCCAGACTCACAATGCTCCCTGAGAGAGAcaaaagcagtgccaggagctcacTTTCAACCGGAGGCCTTGCTGCCCACACAATCCAAAATGCATGCCCACTGTCAGGAGCTTGAGAGCTCCCTGGGGCCAGTCACTCGCGACGTGCCACgaaaggcagcccaggcagagccaagccaggcccaggtgcccccagaggcagcaggaacaccccGAGAGCTCCCTCGCTGCCTCAAAGCACAACAACACCTTCTGCAGAGAGGCCTCAGCGCCTCTGAGACCGAGGAGGAACTTCTGGCGCAGCCTGCACCGAGACAGGCAGACAACGCACTGCTCTGGCAGACAAGAAACACGGCAGACGTACTCAGTGTCTTcaggccctgctcctctctcatctcgggctgctgggctgggctgctggatgAAGTGCCGGCAGCTGGGGGacagctggctgctgcaggcgATGCCGGTCCAGCGGCACGTTGAATGGCAGAGCCTGTCTTGAGCTGGGACCAGAAAGGATTGCCCGTCAGAAGGGCGGCTGGCACAGACGCCCCGGAGAGCACACGGCAAAAGCAAGGCCTTCGGAAGATGCTGTCGGCCACCGCCAGGCCTCCTCAGCTGGGGGCTTTTGGACGTCCCCTTCCCAAAGGCAATGGGAAAACCACTAAGGCTACTTCGATACAGCCCCTCATGGCCACTTCCATGCTCCATCGTGCTGGCCTTTCTGCACGACGAGTGGAACTAGCCATTGATGGGCTTGCAAAGATCcacacagagatcagagcagggcTCCAGAGCCTTGTTGcggttcttcctcctcctgtgttttcctgggcAATGAAATCACCCTGGAGCTGGCATGCAACTGTCTGAGCAGAAGCCCAGAGCGTGTCCCTTCTCTGATCCCTTTCACCGATTTCCCCTCTGTATTTCAGGCATTAGGGGGCGGCCCTTCGGGGctgcattccagccctgctgagccccaccCGCCCTTTACAATGCAGAGCCCTCTAGGATTCTCCTCAccaaaccctgctctgaccATGTGCAAGTGAAGCGCAGTCTACATCATGCCTGAACCTAAGTAGTCCATGGAGTGTGGCTTGTCCCTTCCAGGGGCCAGTGTTTCCCAAATATCCTGCAAGGCTGTCAGCTGAGTCTTTGGACCGCTCTGTCCGCTGGCCACAGGCGGCCCGCATCGCCAGGGGGCACAAGGGGCTCATTTCTACGCTGGGAATAATTGAATGCTGCCTCTTGTCTGATGCCAAGAGGCATTCTCGAGCCCTCTCAGCATCCCAGCAAAGTGATGCTCAAGTGTCAAAGTTCAGGACCCACTGGCCAGGGCTCCCTGGcttggctgaagcagcactaggtcatggcaggcacacagcccccagcatcTTCAGCCGCAAGCAACAAGGGCTGGGCTTGAAGGCCTGGCTTGAAGCTTGGCCCTGCATccaaggcagtgccaggctcagatgccacttactggctctgcaagttcagcctgtggagggacagcagctggaggcttgctgctgttttgctcctcttcagcctctccATCTGTAACAGTGCCAGCCAGACGAGGCGCTGACCCTgcggctgagccctgcagacagacagaagtgagagagactgggaacagccaacccttgcagcagctgctttctactGCGCTGGGAAAGCACCCAGAATAAGGGCAAATCATAGACTTGGATACAAGTGGCATTCTGAGTCATGAAAGCCCTCGGAAGATGGCTGAATGAGGTgctactgcctcttgctgtgcatttgATCTTCCATGCTGGCTAGAAGCAGCAAGACACCTTGGAGCTgtcacatttgcttttcacctcTTGAAAGGCTCTTGATGGGAAAATAAggaaggagccagtgctccctttgctactgctgctgccaccaggcagctggcctttccttcagcctcccacGCTGGCACTCTACACTCTACTGCAACAGGCCAagctcacagcttgctgcacaGTTCTAACATGCCAGCAACGTCAGGGGTTCCTTTGCCACTCACCAAAGCACAGGCTTTTCTCCATCCACGTGTGAGGTGacctgcagggagcaagggaaaaGGAACCAGAGGCCCTTAGAAAAGTGCCTTTTGCTGGGGGCTCCCACAGCACAAGTCATTCCCAACggagagcatttccctttcccaacaTGCCTCCAGGAGCAAGAGCCCTTTCCCACAGCAAGCGAGAGAACAAACAAGGACACTAGAgtaggcgctgtctacgtttgGGCCTCTTTtgccaggaaagaaacagaaacacggccaaggaaatgcaacagctcaagcagtttttcctcttctcttcccagtaTTTTATAGATcgtttttttaattgcatgcaCAAGCCATTCCCATCAATTGCTGGAAGACAATACAACAGCAAAGCTTCCACAAAGGGCCCctttgctgtggcagctctccGCTGCAGCGGccccagaacagctcctgccttcagcagcaaaCCCTAACTGGACTGGAGTTTGTGCTGCATCGCCAGGGGAATGGCTACCTTGGCGCAGCCTAGAAAGGGTCAAGGCACACAGCCAAGGCCTCTAAATGGCAGCATTTGGAGCAAAAGGGGCTTTCCTTCACTCCTGGAGAGAGCCACAGGGTTTTGAGAAGTACTTCTGAGCATCTCCCCTCAGAGTCTATAATTTCCAGGTTGTCTTGGTTGAAGCAGCAAGCTGAGGAAATGACACACTCCACTGCCACGCGCTGTCCCGGGGAGGGAAGGCAAGCGCTGCAGGCTGCAAATTACATTGCAAACGCTCTGCACCTACCACCCAGTACAGATACCCCCTTCTTagctgatgctgctggcaggagatttACCAAACTGGTGGCATCCTAACGGCAGTTTTGTTCCCTGATCAACTCGGTCACTACCGCGGCGAATGGAGCAGAGCGAAGCAAAAGCCAGGGGACGCCAGCCCCAGGATAAACCTTTACTTACGAGTCAGGTGGGTCAGGTAATATCCAGAATAAGCAACGGTAAAGATGGTGCAAACCGCGGCACAGACCTGCCCGAACATTTTGGCCGTGCTCTGCTGCTTCGCACACTGAATGCCACCCAAGGGGTAAAGCAAGACTCCTCTCGGGGTGCAGGCCGTCTGCTGAGAACTCCTTGGTCGCAGGGATCCTCCTGCAGGGAGCGAGcggaaaagctgctctggacaacAGGCCTCGGGCTCACCGGGACATCGCTGTGCTGTGACGCGGC
Above is a window of Lonchura striata isolate bLonStr1 chromosome Z, bLonStr1.mat, whole genome shotgun sequence DNA encoding:
- the LOC144248233 gene encoding serine/threonine-protein kinase PAK 3-like encodes the protein MRDLAWLSPVSWRSLAEDLRVRSHQESKSGILVLQVNRVDFQRSCVHFSAVSRRGSLRPRSSQQTACTPRGVLLYPLGGIQCAKQQSTAKMFGQVCAAVCTIFTVAYSGYYLTHLTRLSRRLKTGSAIQRAAGPASPAAASCPPAAGTSSSSPAQQPEMREEQGLKTLRSIVSLGEPMKKYRAFEELGRGGFGAVYKALDTSTGQQVAIKIMSLQEKMSEELAVNEILVMRDSRNPNIVSYLDSYLVDAELWLVMEFMDGGTLFDVLRAVYLEEGQIGAVCRECLQGLHFLHSRQVIHRDIKSGNVLVGMDGSVKLADFGLCAQLSPERSKRSSRVGTPSWMAPEVVRGEAYGPKVDIWSLGIMGLEMVEGEAPYERMARVRVFELIETNGPPKLQNPRHHSALLRDFLRCCLQADQDRRWSAQELLQVRKSKGHPFVTSGEPASSLAALVTSAKQVLEDWRGDACA